In Candidatus Epulonipiscium viviparus, one DNA window encodes the following:
- a CDS encoding glycoside hydrolase family 2 TIM barrel-domain containing protein encodes MKLEKYYENLDILHVNTTPHRAYYIPRNKQQLPRCQYLNSLDWQFKFYNNPYEVDESFAQGVLENCDLIPVPSSLNMLGYDKHLYANVKGPIPFIPPYVPDENPTGAYVKSFELTSEQVKLRNFLNFEGVDSAFYVWINGEFVGYSQVAHATSEFEITKYVHAGGNVLAVLVLKYSDGTFLEDQDKFRMFGIFRDVYIVQRPQEHIRDFTVRQNVAQSMKQVDVNIEIEWDGKPQNLIVEVSYKNEVVYEGNDTAFKIKNPKLWNAEEPNLYTLKLIGDNEIIQIEIGFKKVEIKNAVLYINGKTVKIKGTNRHDSSAYTGAAISRDQLLADLKTMKENNINAIRTSHYPNSPWAYEMYSKYGFYVMAEADIETHNTCEIYGGGHLYNSKIELVDDYTFGMLCHDPRFYEALLDRIKACVIREKNSPCVFMYSLGNESGFGPNLEKCAQWIKNFDPTALIHYESSVYQKVGYNNNLTNIDVYSRMYISPDDVRAYCEKDVVAKPIVLCEYSHAMGNSNGDLERYYQTMLEFDTYMGGFIWEWNDHAIYMGKEANGKDKYFYGGDFKDFPNAGNFCLDGLLHPDRKPKTNLLEFKNVHRPIRAKLQDHKIWLTNQQDFVNVKDYYTIVVTQYIDNAEVKTQTYDSFDLKPHEQKELLFEFTEHKAVDNYLIISYYTKTATNLIPFNYNVGFDQIILNKVETKIAKALGGRKVTVTETDTKFIVENDTFIANFDKLKCTLEKFTKDNVTYLAKPLDYNIFRAATDNDRKIIAEWKKAGYNRTVIKMLDSSYEEVKNKTMIKFKFLITAVFLQAIMEVETEYTITNKGDIQVSIHAKKDPVFPELPRFGVRLFLDKSFQDIQYKAYGPYESYIDKHNYCIYSEYKDKVADMYEDYIVPQEHGSRYGATYLKLSNGTHQVEVTSKDFCFNVSNFTQEQLFQTSHNFKLKEEDFVTMCIDYKNAGIGSSSCGQAKLYEPYAITDTDITFKFELLFN; translated from the coding sequence ATGAAGCTTGAAAAATATTATGAAAACTTGGATATTCTGCATGTAAATACAACGCCGCATAGAGCATATTATATTCCGCGTAATAAGCAGCAACTGCCGAGGTGTCAATATCTTAATTCTTTAGATTGGCAGTTTAAGTTTTATAATAATCCATATGAAGTAGATGAGAGCTTTGCTCAAGGAGTGCTGGAAAATTGTGATTTAATTCCGGTGCCGAGCTCATTAAATATGTTGGGGTATGATAAGCATTTGTATGCCAATGTGAAAGGGCCGATTCCATTTATACCGCCATATGTTCCGGATGAAAACCCAACGGGAGCGTATGTAAAATCGTTTGAGTTGACATCAGAACAAGTTAAGCTGAGAAATTTTTTAAACTTTGAAGGGGTGGACAGCGCTTTTTACGTATGGATCAATGGGGAGTTTGTAGGGTATAGCCAGGTGGCACATGCAACAAGCGAGTTTGAGATTACAAAATATGTTCATGCAGGGGGTAACGTACTTGCTGTATTAGTATTGAAGTATTCCGATGGAACATTTTTGGAAGACCAGGATAAATTTAGAATGTTTGGAATTTTTAGGGATGTATATATTGTGCAAAGGCCGCAGGAGCATATCCGAGATTTTACTGTAAGACAAAATGTTGCTCAATCCATGAAGCAAGTGGATGTAAATATAGAAATTGAATGGGATGGCAAGCCGCAAAACCTCATAGTGGAAGTATCATATAAAAATGAGGTTGTATATGAGGGGAATGACACTGCATTTAAAATTAAAAATCCGAAGTTATGGAATGCAGAAGAGCCAAATTTATACACTTTAAAATTGATTGGCGATAACGAAATCATTCAGATAGAAATTGGTTTTAAGAAAGTCGAAATCAAAAATGCTGTTCTATATATAAATGGAAAAACTGTTAAAATTAAAGGTACCAACAGGCACGATAGCAGTGCATATACAGGGGCTGCTATTTCCCGCGATCAGCTACTTGCCGACTTAAAAACTATGAAAGAGAATAACATTAATGCTATTAGAACGAGCCATTATCCAAATTCACCGTGGGCATATGAAATGTATTCGAAGTATGGATTTTATGTTATGGCAGAGGCAGATATAGAAACCCATAATACTTGCGAAATCTATGGCGGTGGGCATCTGTATAATAGCAAGATAGAGTTGGTTGACGATTACACCTTTGGAATGTTATGCCACGATCCTCGTTTTTACGAAGCACTATTAGATAGAATCAAAGCATGTGTAATTCGTGAGAAAAACTCTCCGTGTGTGTTTATGTATTCTTTAGGCAATGAATCGGGATTTGGTCCCAACCTCGAAAAATGTGCTCAGTGGATTAAAAATTTTGATCCGACCGCATTGATTCACTATGAAAGCAGTGTGTATCAAAAGGTGGGGTATAACAACAACTTAACCAATATTGATGTGTATAGCAGAATGTATATTTCACCAGATGATGTGCGAGCCTATTGTGAAAAAGATGTAGTAGCGAAGCCGATCGTGCTGTGTGAATATAGCCACGCAATGGGCAATAGCAATGGAGACCTTGAGCGATACTATCAGACAATGCTGGAGTTTGATACGTATATGGGGGGATTTATTTGGGAGTGGAATGATCATGCAATTTATATGGGCAAAGAAGCGAATGGCAAAGACAAATATTTTTACGGTGGCGACTTCAAAGACTTCCCAAATGCTGGAAATTTTTGTTTAGATGGGCTACTTCATCCAGATAGAAAACCAAAGACGAATTTGCTAGAGTTTAAGAATGTGCATCGTCCGATTCGAGCTAAGTTGCAGGATCATAAAATTTGGCTAACCAATCAGCAAGACTTTGTAAATGTTAAAGATTACTATACAATTGTTGTAACGCAATATATAGACAATGCAGAAGTGAAGACGCAAACGTATGATAGCTTTGATCTAAAGCCGCATGAGCAAAAAGAATTGCTGTTTGAATTTACTGAGCACAAGGCAGTCGATAACTATCTGATTATTTCGTACTATACTAAGACCGCAACCAACTTGATACCATTTAATTATAATGTTGGCTTTGATCAAATCATTTTAAATAAGGTAGAAACCAAGATTGCTAAAGCATTAGGTGGCAGAAAAGTTACGGTTACAGAAACAGATACAAAATTTATAGTAGAAAACGATACCTTCATTGCAAACTTTGATAAATTAAAATGTACACTAGAAAAGTTTACAAAAGATAATGTGACCTATTTGGCAAAACCGCTAGACTATAATATTTTTCGAGCAGCAACAGATAATGACCGCAAAATCATCGCAGAATGGAAAAAAGCCGGATACAACAGAACTGTCATCAAAATGCTTGATAGCAGCTACGAAGAAGTCAAAAATAAAACAATGATTAAATTTAAGTTCTTGATTACCGCAGTATTTTTGCAAGCAATTATGGAAGTAGAAACTGAATATACAATCACAAACAAAGGTGACATCCAAGTTAGTATTCACGCCAAAAAAGATCCAGTATTTCCAGAGCTACCGCGTTTTGGTGTGAGATTATTTTTGGATAAATCTTTTCAGGATATTCAATATAAGGCATACGGACCTTATGAGAGCTATATCGACAAGCATAATTACTGCATCTACAGCGAATACAAAGATAAAGTTGCGGATATGTATGAAGACTATATTGTGCCCCAAGAACATGGTAGTAGGTATGGTGCAACCTACCTAAAATTATCCAATGGTACGCATCAGGTGGAGGTAACATCCAAAGACTTTTGTTTTAACGTATCAAACTTTACGCAAGAACAGCTCTTTCAAACATCGCATAATTTTAAATTGAAAGAAGAAGACTTTGTGACTATGTGTATAGACTATAAAAATGCCGGCATTGGCTCTAGCAGCTGCGGTCAAGCAAAATTATACGAACCATATGCAATCACAGATACAGATATTACGTTTAAATTTGAATTGCTATTTAATTAA
- a CDS encoding sulfatase-like hydrolase/transferase yields the protein MENVLFIFTDQWRADCMGYRNHPVVKTPNLDKLAQKSVDFKNSFTTTPLCTPARGSLLTGLYPHQSGIIDNCDVGGSSQEYLPGNAFTWLDAMAKSGRKTGYFGKWHLGLDWDGSNSGVDFDICRKEGNRAKHMNGIPFVTERGQLIKDRGERFVPEKNGNKLPFYGKIDSVENRYEHKVTTKVLDFLEANKDQPWCLTASFVGPHFPSILPEPYFSMYPPAEMVLPENITDTFFNKPWFHSRNWWPSVATDDFTAENWQKTISAYYGCITMMDALIGEILDKAAACSGGRPTKVIFTSDHGEMLGGHARFDKDAYFYEEVLRTPLLYCANLNGDQGGFARDDYATTLDIAQTFFGLAGFGAENGSSLTPMLDKSYQPDAEKIMFGNYYKYNGHSFEIRFARTPRYKYSFIPQDIDELYDMENDPQELVNLSDRAQYQDIKEELKARVLQHMKDTNDYLLDVEKLPEAGTIKSVPYPPIKTTWEM from the coding sequence ATGGAAAATGTGTTATTTATATTTACAGATCAATGGCGTGCAGATTGTATGGGATATCGCAATCATCCAGTTGTTAAAACTCCCAATTTAGATAAGCTTGCTCAAAAATCTGTAGACTTTAAAAATTCATTTACTACAACGCCACTTTGCACACCAGCAAGAGGAAGCCTACTTACGGGTCTCTATCCGCATCAAAGTGGAATTATTGACAATTGCGATGTGGGGGGGAGCTCTCAGGAGTATCTTCCTGGCAATGCGTTTACGTGGCTTGATGCTATGGCTAAGAGCGGGCGTAAAACTGGATACTTTGGGAAATGGCATCTGGGGCTAGATTGGGATGGGAGCAATAGCGGCGTCGACTTTGATATATGCCGAAAAGAAGGAAACCGCGCAAAGCATATGAATGGAATTCCCTTCGTAACAGAAAGAGGTCAGCTGATTAAAGACAGAGGAGAAAGGTTTGTTCCGGAAAAAAATGGCAACAAGCTTCCGTTTTATGGCAAAATTGATAGCGTAGAAAATAGATACGAGCATAAAGTAACTACAAAAGTGTTGGATTTTTTAGAAGCAAATAAGGATCAGCCGTGGTGCCTTACCGCATCATTCGTTGGGCCACATTTTCCGAGTATATTGCCAGAGCCATATTTCAGTATGTATCCTCCGGCAGAAATGGTGCTTCCAGAAAATATAACAGATACGTTTTTTAACAAGCCGTGGTTTCACTCTCGAAATTGGTGGCCTAGTGTGGCGACGGACGATTTTACAGCAGAAAACTGGCAAAAGACCATCTCCGCATACTATGGATGTATTACAATGATGGATGCATTAATCGGAGAAATTTTAGATAAGGCCGCAGCATGTTCTGGAGGTCGCCCAACCAAAGTGATCTTCACATCAGATCATGGCGAAATGTTAGGCGGTCATGCGAGATTTGATAAAGATGCTTATTTCTACGAGGAAGTTTTGCGAACTCCATTATTATATTGCGCAAACTTAAATGGAGATCAGGGGGGCTTTGCGCGAGATGACTATGCAACAACGCTGGATATAGCACAAACATTTTTTGGCTTAGCCGGATTTGGTGCTGAGAACGGATCGTCGTTAACGCCTATGTTAGACAAAAGCTATCAGCCAGATGCTGAGAAAATTATGTTTGGAAACTATTATAAGTATAATGGGCACAGCTTTGAAATTAGATTTGCGAGGACGCCGCGATATAAGTATAGTTTTATTCCGCAAGATATCGATGAACTTTATGATATGGAAAACGATCCGCAAGAGCTTGTTAATCTTTCGGATAGAGCGCAATACCAAGATATTAAAGAAGAACTTAAGGCACGAGTTTTGCAGCATATGAAAGACACAAATGATTATTTGCTGGATGTAGAAAAATTACCAGAAGCTGGAACGATAAAAAGTGTACCGTATCCGCCAATTAAAACTACATGGGAGATGTAA
- a CDS encoding aldehyde dehydrogenase family protein → MYFMTINGKIVEGTGVAEQVYNPATGEVLAEFKSVSSEQCEEALVAADAAFKIWSKASIAEREKAILAFRSDLISVQDELVALLMLETGKPLNNATYDYEMLIDCLYFFNEENKRLYGKTISNRTNSHLNIIDHVPLGVVVGYLAFNFPILNLGYKLGPILASGCTCVLKPSSLTPLTSLKIGEIANKHFPAGVINIIAGKSGVVAPVMNKSAIPKMMTMIGSSRAGKSVIRDSADYLRHYSLELGGNAPAVVCKDADVAKAAAEISDLKYGNAGQVCVSPNRVFVHKNVADEFVEEVLAFVKKIKLKVGDDSNEVLMGPIASEEYAQGMVAFTEDAIAKGAKLLAGGKRTGVGYFFEPTVLLGVTNEMRVYKEEVFGPIMSIIPFDDSDDIVALANDTEYGLAAYVYTKDLDCALELGSAIEAGSVSINEPLYDFNLPHGGLKESGIGKDCSLYSLEEYYYVKRLSIKRRG, encoded by the coding sequence ATGTATTTTATGACAATTAATGGAAAAATAGTAGAGGGAACCGGTGTAGCAGAGCAGGTTTATAACCCTGCAACAGGCGAGGTACTTGCTGAGTTTAAGAGCGTATCTTCGGAGCAATGCGAAGAGGCCTTAGTGGCAGCTGATGCGGCGTTTAAAATTTGGAGCAAGGCTTCTATTGCGGAGAGAGAAAAGGCCATTTTAGCATTTAGATCAGATTTGATTTCAGTACAAGATGAGTTGGTGGCGCTGCTGATGCTAGAAACCGGAAAGCCTCTTAATAACGCAACATATGACTATGAAATGTTAATAGACTGCTTATACTTTTTTAACGAGGAAAATAAACGTCTCTATGGCAAAACAATTTCCAACAGAACTAACTCGCATCTAAATATTATCGATCACGTACCTCTTGGAGTTGTTGTTGGGTATCTAGCATTTAACTTTCCGATTTTAAATTTGGGATACAAGTTGGGGCCGATCCTTGCATCTGGATGTACTTGCGTTTTGAAACCGTCATCCCTCACACCTCTAACGTCACTCAAAATCGGTGAAATAGCGAATAAGCATTTTCCTGCAGGAGTTATCAACATCATTGCTGGCAAATCTGGAGTTGTGGCACCGGTTATGAACAAAAGTGCGATTCCCAAAATGATGACTATGATCGGATCTAGTAGAGCAGGAAAATCTGTAATCCGCGACAGTGCGGACTATCTAAGACATTACTCACTCGAATTGGGGGGCAATGCACCGGCAGTAGTTTGCAAAGATGCGGACGTTGCAAAAGCGGCGGCAGAGATTAGCGATCTCAAATATGGTAATGCGGGACAGGTATGCGTTTCGCCAAATCGTGTATTTGTTCATAAGAATGTAGCAGATGAATTTGTGGAAGAGGTTTTGGCATTTGTTAAAAAGATAAAGCTTAAGGTTGGCGATGATAGCAATGAAGTATTGATGGGACCGATTGCGTCTGAGGAATACGCACAGGGGATGGTAGCCTTTACAGAAGATGCGATTGCAAAGGGAGCAAAGTTGTTAGCAGGCGGAAAGCGGACTGGGGTTGGATATTTCTTTGAGCCTACAGTTTTGCTAGGAGTAACCAACGAAATGCGTGTATATAAAGAAGAAGTGTTTGGACCGATTATGTCGATAATTCCATTTGATGATAGCGACGACATTGTGGCTCTTGCAAACGATACAGAGTATGGATTGGCAGCATATGTCTATACGAAAGACCTCGATTGCGCATTAGAATTGGGCTCTGCCATTGAAGCGGGAAGCGTCTCGATCAACGAACCTTTGTATGATTTTAATTTGCCTCACGGAGGGCTCAAAGAGAGTGGAATTGGCAAAGACTGCTCGCTATATAGCTTAGAAGAGTACTATTATGTTAAGCGGCTGTCGATCAAAAGAAGGGGGTAG
- a CDS encoding FadR/GntR family transcriptional regulator yields the protein MKKAKKMTSVDIAQEYIKKLIIDGQYNENGFLPSEGQLAKDLELSRATVREAVRSLEVRGFLSRIHGKGLKIVDNSINVVSMSISDMIAKQSNVLEDLFEIRRLLEPYGAERAAKLRSTADLKELNDYLFLMETAEKMDDAYYTADLNFHIKLAQISQNQVFASLVNAYSNVMEDLIIIHSQDVSPIEQRFHYHRKIYFAIKERDGEKARDAMTEHLRAAQGNKIFRAANN from the coding sequence ATGAAGAAAGCCAAGAAAATGACATCTGTAGATATTGCACAGGAATATATCAAAAAGTTGATTATAGATGGACAGTATAATGAAAATGGATTTTTGCCAAGTGAGGGGCAGCTCGCAAAGGATTTGGAGTTGTCTCGAGCAACAGTTAGAGAAGCTGTGCGTAGCTTAGAAGTGCGAGGATTTTTGTCTAGGATTCATGGCAAAGGTTTAAAAATTGTGGACAATAGCATAAATGTAGTGTCGATGTCGATTTCAGATATGATTGCAAAGCAAAGTAATGTGCTCGAGGACCTGTTCGAAATTAGAAGGTTGCTCGAGCCATATGGTGCAGAACGTGCGGCAAAGCTTAGAAGCACTGCAGATTTAAAGGAGCTCAATGACTATCTTTTTTTGATGGAGACAGCCGAAAAAATGGATGATGCTTATTATACTGCAGATTTAAATTTTCATATTAAGTTGGCACAGATATCTCAAAATCAGGTATTTGCAAGTCTGGTAAATGCGTATTCTAACGTAATGGAAGATTTGATCATTATACATTCGCAAGATGTTTCTCCAATAGAGCAACGATTTCATTATCACAGAAAAATTTACTTCGCCATTAAGGAGCGAGACGGCGAAAAAGCGCGTGATGCAATGACAGAGCATCTTCGGGCCGCACAAGGTAATAAAATATTTAGGGCAGCAAACAACTAA
- a CDS encoding glycoside hydrolase family 127 protein, with the protein MAKKFEFASLNNSKLTDGFWGKRTENYEEIIDSMMDALLNPTNSARLINFAIAAGESDEKFFGAHWSDGDCYKFLEGCCYIYQTTKDEKVKDLVAKYADLIARSQEEDGYICTQITLTDKGRWERYGFHELYNMGHLFTFAVAYLDAFGDDLLIGVANKLADYLYEVFKSYPKELLNFGFNPSQIMGLCDLYHVTGIEKQYQLAEIFVNMRGMSGEMEKDGIRADPTGKVKKAGNFATDQNQSLVPLRKETMATGHAVTSSYLYSGATEVYAITGEAELLVALERIYTDLISKRIYITGGTNATFVGHSERGSLTHESHGTAYELPNKIAYNETCANIGAAMWALRMLQVTEDTKYGDMAERIMYNAGISGSNLELTRYFYSNPLTFKKDEPIPGEWAQYKHKSSRRWHTYTCWCCPPQLLRTIAGIGRWVYGKGDDALYVNMFTSCDYQDEHLDIKMTTNYPYEEKIVIEVTRATNQKIKIRIPAWCDAPAVNGDAVTAGYFEAVVNSGDILNIELPMRVKFMQANPHVESDRGMVCVMRGPVVYAAEGVDNQYSLDEMYLYVDKPVTATYEKDLLGGVVTLEVMAKHIEQQSDLYYEVKTQGEDTTLKMIPYYAWANRELCDMNIWFAKA; encoded by the coding sequence ATGGCCAAAAAATTTGAATTTGCAAGTTTAAATAATAGTAAATTAACAGATGGCTTTTGGGGTAAGCGTACCGAAAACTATGAAGAAATTATCGACAGTATGATGGATGCGTTATTAAATCCAACCAATTCGGCGAGGTTAATTAACTTTGCAATAGCAGCGGGCGAGTCTGATGAAAAATTCTTTGGTGCGCATTGGTCTGACGGAGATTGCTACAAATTTTTAGAAGGATGTTGCTATATTTATCAAACAACTAAAGATGAGAAAGTTAAAGATTTGGTTGCGAAGTATGCAGATTTGATTGCTCGCTCGCAAGAGGAAGATGGATACATTTGTACACAAATCACGCTAACAGATAAAGGCAGATGGGAACGCTATGGCTTTCACGAGCTATATAATATGGGGCACCTATTTACATTTGCAGTCGCGTATCTCGATGCATTTGGCGATGACTTATTAATCGGTGTTGCAAATAAGTTAGCAGACTATTTGTATGAAGTATTTAAATCGTACCCTAAAGAGCTTCTCAACTTTGGCTTTAATCCTAGCCAGATTATGGGGTTGTGCGACTTGTATCATGTCACTGGTATTGAAAAGCAATATCAATTGGCAGAAATCTTTGTGAATATGCGTGGAATGAGCGGTGAAATGGAAAAAGATGGTATACGAGCTGATCCAACCGGAAAAGTTAAGAAGGCTGGAAACTTTGCAACAGATCAAAATCAATCGTTGGTACCTCTGCGAAAAGAGACTATGGCGACTGGGCATGCGGTAACTTCTTCTTATTTATATAGTGGGGCCACAGAGGTTTATGCGATCACTGGCGAGGCAGAGCTTTTGGTAGCATTAGAAAGAATATATACCGACCTAATCTCCAAGCGAATTTATATTACCGGTGGAACCAACGCAACGTTTGTGGGGCATTCAGAAAGAGGAAGCCTAACTCACGAATCTCATGGAACAGCATACGAGCTGCCAAACAAAATTGCGTATAACGAAACCTGCGCTAATATCGGTGCAGCCATGTGGGCGTTGAGAATGTTACAAGTTACAGAAGATACCAAGTATGGGGATATGGCAGAAAGAATTATGTATAACGCAGGAATCTCGGGATCAAACCTAGAGCTGACAAGATACTTTTATTCAAATCCGCTGACGTTTAAAAAAGATGAACCGATTCCTGGAGAATGGGCACAGTATAAGCATAAATCATCTCGAAGATGGCATACGTATACTTGTTGGTGTTGCCCTCCACAACTATTACGAACGATAGCCGGGATTGGCAGATGGGTCTATGGAAAAGGCGACGATGCGTTATATGTCAATATGTTCACGAGCTGCGACTATCAAGATGAGCATCTGGATATAAAGATGACAACAAACTATCCGTATGAAGAAAAAATTGTAATTGAAGTTACAAGAGCAACTAACCAAAAGATTAAGATTCGCATACCGGCTTGGTGTGATGCGCCCGCAGTAAATGGTGATGCGGTAACAGCTGGATACTTTGAAGCAGTGGTAAATTCTGGAGATATATTAAATATTGAATTGCCTATGCGAGTTAAGTTTATGCAAGCAAATCCGCATGTAGAAAGCGATCGTGGAATGGTTTGCGTTATGAGAGGGCCTGTAGTTTATGCAGCAGAAGGCGTAGATAATCAGTATAGCCTAGATGAAATGTATTTATATGTGGATAAGCCAGTAACGGCAACATATGAGAAAGACCTGCTAGGAGGAGTTGTAACATTAGAAGTTATGGCAAAGCATATTGAGCAACAGTCGGATTTGTATTATGAGGTGAAAACGCAGGGCGAGGATACAACATTAAAAATGATACCGTATTATGCGTGGGCAAACAGAGAGTTGTGCGATATGAATATTTGGTTTGCGAAAGCGTAA
- a CDS encoding sulfatase, whose protein sequence is MKPNILFIMTDQQRFDTIDNDLIITPNLNKLIKESVFFENAYCSNPSCIPSRAAIMTGKMPSECGCPTFKTRLPQTEKTFVKMLAENGYFTELVGKLHFAESKIDTGFDKEILVDGHSPGYNPSLMGEYIKYLAQNKVSPNQLYKKTSMSGGEWLADTKFHIDYFLGEKGKQEILKLPKDKPWFLNLSFSGPHHPYDLDGTKYADMYKLEDMVIPKTKYEDLEQKPKHFREMDSYANIYLKDYTLEEYQRSKRSYYANLTLIDEKIGEVIATLKSEGLYDNTMIIFTSDHGDFMGDFGMVEKLQCLTNSLMRVPLFVKPPIKDYCGQKVEDEVLNIDVAATCLDAAGIPIPKDMSDFGYTQYYTGEEIKQRPYIFMEAGNIKGIINNNIKTVSYVDRDYGELYDLSEDPLEINNLWNAEPYTAAKMQGLMLIINEMYKAIPYHDVIWNVGTPLI, encoded by the coding sequence ATGAAGCCTAATATTCTGTTTATAATGACAGATCAACAAAGATTTGATACGATTGATAACGATTTGATCATAACACCAAATTTAAATAAATTGATTAAGGAGAGCGTTTTCTTTGAGAATGCGTATTGTTCAAATCCCTCATGCATTCCGTCGCGAGCTGCAATTATGACAGGAAAAATGCCTAGCGAATGTGGCTGTCCGACATTTAAGACAAGGCTTCCGCAAACGGAAAAAACATTTGTGAAAATGCTGGCAGAGAATGGATATTTTACAGAGCTAGTTGGTAAGCTGCACTTTGCGGAGTCTAAGATCGATACTGGGTTTGACAAAGAGATTTTGGTTGATGGGCATTCGCCAGGATATAATCCTAGTTTGATGGGAGAGTATATAAAATATCTGGCACAAAATAAGGTATCGCCAAATCAGCTATACAAAAAGACGTCTATGAGTGGTGGAGAATGGTTGGCAGATACTAAGTTTCACATCGATTATTTTTTGGGTGAGAAAGGTAAGCAGGAAATTTTGAAATTGCCGAAAGATAAACCCTGGTTCTTAAATTTATCATTTTCGGGACCGCACCACCCGTATGATTTGGATGGCACAAAGTATGCCGATATGTATAAATTAGAAGATATGGTGATTCCAAAAACTAAATATGAGGATTTGGAGCAAAAGCCAAAGCACTTTAGAGAAATGGATTCCTACGCTAATATTTATCTTAAAGATTATACGCTTGAGGAATATCAACGTAGCAAGCGATCATATTATGCGAATCTTACTTTAATTGATGAAAAAATTGGAGAGGTGATAGCCACACTCAAATCGGAAGGCTTATATGATAATACTATGATAATATTTACGTCTGATCATGGTGATTTTATGGGTGATTTTGGAATGGTGGAAAAGCTGCAGTGTCTGACAAACAGCCTAATGCGGGTGCCATTGTTTGTGAAGCCGCCAATTAAGGATTACTGCGGTCAAAAAGTAGAAGACGAAGTGTTAAATATAGACGTTGCGGCGACCTGTCTTGATGCTGCGGGGATTCCGATACCTAAGGATATGTCTGACTTTGGCTATACGCAATATTATACTGGCGAAGAAATTAAGCAGAGACCTTATATATTTATGGAAGCTGGGAATATTAAGGGTATCATCAATAATAATATTAAAACTGTATCATATGTAGATCGTGATTATGGAGAGCTCTATGATTTGAGCGAAGATCCTCTAGAGATAAATAATTTATGGAATGCGGAGCCATATACTGCGGCTAAAATGCAGGGGCTGATGTTGATCATCAATGAAATGTATAAGGCGATACCATATCATGATGTAATTTGGAATGTTGGAACACCATTGATTTAA